From a single Ruegeria sp. HKCCD4315 genomic region:
- a CDS encoding nuclear transport factor 2 family protein produces MPKNLTTTLAAATMIASAAFADQQATISTTITDIAAGADRHDWARVRGAFADTVTTDYTSLWGGDPVTQPADDLVAGWSAFLPGFESTHHMVTNHAITSLAESEATAQADFTATHRIEDGLWVLGGRYDYALEKSGDRWVVTSLTMTALWETGDRGLVAIAAERANQGN; encoded by the coding sequence ATGCCCAAAAACCTTACAACCACACTTGCAGCTGCCACCATGATCGCAAGCGCAGCCTTCGCCGATCAGCAGGCCACCATCTCAACCACGATCACCGATATCGCAGCGGGTGCTGACCGTCACGACTGGGCCCGTGTGCGCGGTGCCTTTGCCGATACGGTGACGACCGATTACACCAGCCTTTGGGGCGGTGACCCAGTCACCCAACCCGCCGACGACCTTGTCGCAGGTTGGTCTGCATTCCTGCCTGGGTTTGAAAGCACCCACCACATGGTCACCAACCATGCCATCACGTCACTTGCCGAATCCGAAGCCACGGCGCAGGCTGATTTCACCGCAACCCACCGCATTGAGGATGGCTTGTGGGTTCTGGGCGGACGCTATGATTATGCGCTGGAAAAATCCGGGGACCGCTGGGTTGTAACCTCTCTGACCATGACGGCGCTTTGGGAAACCGGAGATCGCGGCCTTGTCGCCATTGCTGCCGAGCGTGCAAATCAAGGAAATTGA
- a CDS encoding aminopeptidase P family N-terminal domain-containing protein, translating to MMDREPLGEYSKAVLPAPDINWDTMNNYRMDRIRQAMAERDVDLAVITNPLTMRYAVNYHEYMQFQARIPLMMLMIFADGPDSAAA from the coding sequence ATGATGGACCGTGAACCGCTTGGCGAATATTCCAAGGCCGTCCTGCCTGCACCGGACATCAATTGGGACACGATGAACAACTACCGCATGGACCGCATTCGCCAGGCCATGGCAGAACGGGACGTGGACTTGGCCGTCATCACCAACCCGCTGACCATGCGCTACGCGGTGAACTATCACGAATACATGCAGTTCCAGGCACGCATCCCACTGATGATGCTCATGATCTTTGCAGACGGTCCCGACTCTGCCGCGGCATGA
- a CDS encoding LysR family transcriptional regulator, whose product MIYNDLALFTLVADHLSFSKAADQLGIPLSRVSRRVAELENHLGTKLFERTTRQVRLTEEGRRLLDRCQEPFEALREVAGFADETRRQTIRITAPPLAARATIGPRLLEFAQQNPHVQLEMTPTNVMLDFFSDNIDLAFRVGPLTDSSLVAKRLWSVPYCFCAGSGFIEENGLKGAISRQVFQSLPALTAGQPWVLENGDKLQPSNVAHSLIDLDVIALAARRNLGVAMLPLDMMGGDLHELEVQDTRPLTREMFAVYPSRRLLPARVRALIDFMAPG is encoded by the coding sequence ATGATCTACAACGACCTTGCCCTGTTCACTCTTGTCGCTGACCATCTCAGCTTTTCCAAAGCTGCGGACCAACTTGGTATCCCTCTGAGCCGGGTCAGCCGAAGAGTTGCCGAATTGGAAAACCATCTCGGCACCAAACTGTTTGAGCGCACGACCCGCCAAGTACGTCTGACAGAAGAAGGCCGCCGCCTTCTGGATCGCTGCCAGGAGCCATTCGAAGCACTGCGAGAGGTTGCGGGATTTGCTGACGAAACCAGACGCCAGACCATACGCATTACGGCCCCGCCCCTGGCCGCCCGTGCAACGATTGGCCCACGTTTGCTGGAGTTTGCACAGCAAAACCCACATGTGCAGCTGGAAATGACACCCACGAACGTCATGTTGGATTTTTTCAGCGACAATATCGATTTGGCCTTTCGGGTCGGTCCACTGACGGATTCCAGCCTTGTCGCAAAACGCCTTTGGTCGGTTCCTTACTGTTTTTGCGCCGGGTCGGGTTTTATTGAGGAGAACGGATTGAAGGGCGCGATTTCTCGGCAGGTTTTTCAAAGCTTACCTGCCCTGACCGCTGGCCAGCCTTGGGTTTTGGAAAACGGCGACAAACTGCAACCCAGCAACGTCGCCCACAGTTTAATCGACCTTGACGTCATCGCACTCGCCGCGCGTCGCAATCTGGGCGTTGCAATGCTGCCTCTGGACATGATGGGTGGAGATTTGCACGAGCTTGAGGTTCAGGATACGCGACCTTTGACACGAGAAATGTTCGCCGTTTATCCCAGCCGCCGCCTGCTGCCCGCGCGGGTCAGAGCATTGATTGATTTCATGGCACCGGGATAG
- a CDS encoding SDR family NAD(P)-dependent oxidoreductase: MSNVSYDFTGRTAVVTGGAAGIGAEIARHYAAAGANVAIWDLSEPDDAPEGAISCKVDISDPDQIAAAVAKTRSAFGGVDFLSHNAGFAGPTLSVVESDPKIWARVVEVNLTGTFHLAHAIVPLMQEAGFGRIINMASLAGKEGTPNASAYSASKAGVIGFTKSMAKELAQTDIRVNCIAPAAIKTAILDQMTPEFVQIMVDKSPMKRLGWVEEAARMVMWLSSEDCTFNTGAVFDLSGGRATY; this comes from the coding sequence ATGAGCAACGTATCATACGACTTTACAGGCCGTACCGCTGTGGTGACGGGTGGGGCAGCCGGGATCGGGGCAGAAATCGCACGCCACTATGCGGCAGCAGGCGCCAACGTGGCGATCTGGGACTTGTCGGAACCCGACGACGCCCCTGAAGGCGCGATCTCATGCAAAGTGGATATAAGTGACCCAGACCAAATCGCCGCAGCCGTTGCAAAGACCAGAAGCGCCTTCGGCGGCGTTGATTTTTTGTCGCACAATGCAGGTTTCGCCGGGCCGACCCTGAGCGTCGTGGAGAGCGACCCGAAAATCTGGGCGCGCGTCGTCGAGGTTAATCTGACCGGAACATTTCACTTGGCTCACGCCATTGTTCCACTCATGCAAGAGGCCGGCTTTGGTCGGATCATCAACATGGCATCGCTTGCGGGCAAGGAAGGCACACCCAACGCCTCGGCCTATTCGGCGTCCAAGGCGGGCGTCATCGGGTTTACCAAGTCAATGGCCAAGGAACTGGCCCAGACTGATATCCGCGTGAATTGCATCGCACCTGCCGCCATCAAGACGGCGATCCTGGATCAAATGACGCCAGAGTTTGTGCAGATCATGGTCGACAAATCCCCAATGAAACGTCTGGGCTGGGTTGAAGAGGCTGCACGCATGGTGATGTGGCTCAGCTCGGAAGATTGCACGTTCAACACTGGTGCCGTCTTTGATCTTTCAGGCGGAAGAGCGACCTACTGA
- a CDS encoding IclR family transcriptional regulator translates to MVKQVQGTQSFARSIGLLQHICDRKNPPTLADLLEECAFTRPTLYRMLNSLEAEGLIVQLRDKRYKPGPRLVNLARLALASSDIRDRARDALVRVRDQTGETVHLAVPSGEGLVYIDKIESLETVRMNSTIGTFVPLHSSGVGKAYLSALSDEKLSALLDASSLQPITPFTTTDPIKLRAQIDQCRAQGFVFDSQENEVGIVCFGAAILDENACPIAAVSISVPLFRLRDDKSHYTTALLDCVQELSLGEVHH, encoded by the coding sequence ATGGTAAAACAGGTCCAAGGAACCCAAAGCTTTGCGCGCAGCATCGGGCTGTTGCAGCACATTTGTGACCGCAAAAACCCGCCGACCCTGGCCGATCTTTTGGAAGAATGTGCTTTTACACGCCCGACTCTGTACCGCATGTTAAACAGTTTGGAAGCCGAAGGGCTGATCGTGCAACTCAGAGACAAAAGGTACAAACCCGGCCCACGTCTGGTCAATCTTGCCCGTCTTGCCTTGGCATCGTCGGACATTCGGGACCGCGCCCGGGATGCCCTGGTGCGCGTCAGGGATCAGACCGGCGAAACCGTACACCTCGCCGTGCCAAGCGGTGAGGGACTGGTCTATATCGACAAAATCGAAAGCCTTGAGACGGTGCGCATGAACTCGACAATAGGCACCTTTGTTCCGCTTCACTCCAGTGGGGTCGGCAAAGCCTATCTTTCGGCGCTGTCGGACGAAAAGCTTTCAGCCTTATTGGATGCTTCGAGCTTGCAGCCGATCACCCCGTTTACGACAACTGATCCAATCAAATTGCGCGCGCAGATCGATCAATGCCGTGCCCAAGGCTTCGTTTTTGACAGTCAAGAGAATGAAGTCGGTATCGTTTGTTTTGGCGCGGCCATCCTGGACGAGAACGCCTGCCCGATTGCCGCCGTCAGTATTTCCGTACCGCTTTTTCGGCTGAGGGACGATAAATCTCATTACACCACTGCCTTATTGGACTGCGTTCAGGAATTGTCCCTTGGTGAGGTTCACCATTGA
- a CDS encoding SDR family oxidoreductase produces MSTVFEAALAGKHVVIIGGSSGMGKATAKMAVALGAKVTLASRSLAKLEAAATEVGGVVQIAPVDTTDEAGVKSWAANLGTVDHLVISASSAAHGAYEELPTDALRGMFEAKFIGPYVAAREVLPALTKGASITFFSGVLSRRPSAGTTGLAAVNAAVEALAKGLALELSGRARVNCISPGMVDTEAYAAVPEEAREAMYAQVGGSLPVGRVGTAEEVAQAVVLSMTNNFLTGTVLDVDGGHLVRS; encoded by the coding sequence ATGAGTACGGTTTTTGAAGCCGCCCTTGCAGGCAAACACGTCGTCATCATCGGCGGCAGTAGTGGTATGGGTAAGGCTACGGCCAAGATGGCAGTCGCCCTTGGGGCAAAAGTCACACTTGCCAGTCGCAGTCTGGCCAAACTTGAGGCGGCGGCGACAGAGGTCGGGGGTGTTGTGCAAATCGCGCCCGTAGACACTACGGATGAGGCAGGCGTGAAATCCTGGGCCGCCAATCTCGGGACGGTGGACCACTTGGTGATCTCGGCCTCAAGCGCTGCGCATGGGGCCTATGAAGAGCTGCCCACTGACGCATTGCGTGGTATGTTTGAGGCCAAGTTCATCGGCCCGTATGTGGCCGCGCGTGAGGTCCTGCCTGCTTTGACCAAAGGTGCTTCCATCACGTTCTTTTCCGGTGTGCTCAGCCGCCGCCCGTCTGCCGGGACAACAGGTCTGGCTGCGGTGAACGCGGCGGTTGAAGCCTTAGCCAAAGGGCTGGCGCTGGAACTGTCGGGCCGTGCCCGTGTGAATTGCATCAGTCCCGGTATGGTTGATACGGAAGCCTATGCTGCGGTGCCGGAAGAGGCACGAGAAGCCATGTACGCGCAAGTCGGCGGCAGCTTGCCCGTCGGCCGCGTCGGAACCGCGGAAGAAGTCGCACAAGCTGTTGTCCTGTCCATGACAAATAACTTTCTGACCGGCACCGTTCTGGACGTTGATGGTGGGCACTTGGTGCGCAGCTGA
- a CDS encoding aromatic ring-hydroxylating dioxygenase subunit alpha gives MDGAVVRESNQDRMRRILGEDGYAQLFRNIDEAAGLPNAAYWSPEWFEMEQELIFRRSWVFGGARAEIPEPGDMKPIDIAGTPIVLVHGRDGVIRGFQNVCRHRGMQLVTEPCKKATLTCPYHRWAYGLDGKLRSRPHFDGPNSSGTFKDGGGDKLDLIPVRVEEFFGCLFVNVSGDADPLDVWMAPVLDQLKGYDLSAIRWAGKRDFTVEANWKLVYENYMEGYHVFALHPRLLDFAPMDVRWSGEWRGSTFVNGYRFPKLEEGRGQGLPHYPGLSEEDRMQGQWFLTMPHFAVEVYPDQFTVLVAYPEAPDRCREELHVFVIGDEAATGDKYRKEREDLIQMWDDLNVEDISVLKGLQNGRRCFGYDGGRLSPHWEGPTLAYSRKIIELMADSETI, from the coding sequence ATGGACGGTGCAGTCGTAAGAGAATCCAACCAGGATCGCATGCGGCGCATTCTGGGCGAAGACGGGTACGCGCAGCTGTTTCGCAACATTGACGAAGCCGCAGGCCTGCCAAACGCGGCATACTGGTCGCCCGAATGGTTCGAGATGGAGCAGGAACTGATCTTTCGCCGCTCCTGGGTGTTCGGCGGCGCGCGCGCGGAAATCCCCGAACCCGGCGACATGAAGCCCATCGACATCGCTGGCACGCCGATCGTTCTGGTCCATGGCCGCGACGGTGTGATCCGGGGGTTCCAGAACGTCTGCCGCCATCGCGGCATGCAACTGGTCACCGAACCCTGCAAAAAGGCCACGCTGACCTGCCCCTATCACCGATGGGCCTATGGGCTGGACGGCAAGCTGCGGTCCCGGCCGCATTTCGACGGGCCCAATTCCAGCGGCACGTTCAAAGACGGCGGCGGCGACAAGCTGGACCTGATCCCGGTCCGGGTAGAAGAGTTCTTTGGCTGTCTGTTCGTCAACGTTTCGGGCGACGCGGATCCGCTGGATGTGTGGATGGCCCCGGTTCTGGATCAGCTCAAAGGCTATGATCTGTCAGCCATCCGCTGGGCCGGGAAGCGCGATTTTACGGTCGAGGCCAACTGGAAGCTGGTTTACGAGAATTATATGGAAGGCTACCACGTTTTTGCCCTGCATCCCCGCCTGCTGGACTTTGCCCCAATGGACGTTCGGTGGTCCGGAGAATGGCGTGGTTCGACCTTCGTCAATGGCTACCGGTTCCCGAAACTAGAAGAAGGCCGCGGCCAGGGCCTGCCCCATTATCCCGGCCTGTCCGAGGAGGATCGCATGCAGGGACAGTGGTTCCTGACCATGCCGCATTTCGCAGTCGAGGTGTATCCCGATCAGTTTACTGTGTTGGTCGCCTACCCCGAAGCGCCGGACAGATGCCGAGAGGAACTGCACGTTTTCGTCATCGGAGATGAGGCCGCAACCGGCGACAAATACCGCAAGGAACGCGAAGACCTGATCCAGATGTGGGACGATCTGAACGTCGAGGACATATCGGTCCTCAAAGGGCTTCAAAATGGCCGCCGCTGCTTTGGATACGACGGCGGCCGTCTGTCACCGCATTGGGAAGGACCAACATTGGCCTATTCCCGCAAAATCATTGAACTGATGGCGGATAGCGAGACGATTTAA
- a CDS encoding quinone oxidoreductase has product MSYAIEITRNGGPDVLRKSDRAVPQPAPGDVLIRNHAGAVNFIDTIIRRGEMPEGMMPTLPHVPGVEGAGVVEALGEGVEGFAMGDRVAWMGPIGAGGYGTHSVIGAPYVTRLSDDVTFETAAAIPVNAMTAYHMLVNLGGAVAGKSVLVHAAAGGVGTMALQIAKHLGMTVIASASTDKLGYAYEQGADHVIDYRQEDVAARVLEITEGRGVDLTLNPISGETLKSDLDALAPLGTAVVFGFLAGPPAGGFAEDLTKHFQKSVSVRVSDIYTYFLNRPDAFSADMSTVFNLLETGVLRPQITMLPIDEAAEAHRRLEAGETTGKLVLSIN; this is encoded by the coding sequence ATGTCCTATGCAATCGAAATCACGCGAAACGGTGGGCCCGATGTTCTGCGCAAATCCGACCGCGCCGTTCCTCAGCCAGCCCCCGGCGACGTCTTGATCCGTAACCATGCCGGAGCCGTTAACTTTATCGACACGATCATCCGACGGGGAGAGATGCCAGAAGGTATGATGCCTACCCTGCCGCACGTACCAGGCGTCGAAGGCGCCGGAGTTGTTGAAGCGCTGGGCGAAGGGGTCGAAGGCTTTGCCATGGGCGACCGTGTGGCTTGGATGGGGCCGATCGGTGCGGGCGGTTATGGCACGCATTCCGTGATTGGGGCACCTTACGTGACCAGGCTATCTGACGACGTCACCTTTGAAACCGCTGCCGCGATCCCGGTTAATGCAATGACCGCCTATCATATGCTGGTCAATCTCGGTGGTGCAGTGGCAGGAAAATCCGTGCTGGTTCACGCGGCGGCGGGCGGTGTTGGTACGATGGCTCTGCAAATCGCCAAACATCTGGGTATGACCGTGATTGCCTCTGCCAGCACCGACAAGCTTGGCTACGCATATGAGCAGGGCGCTGATCACGTCATTGATTACCGCCAAGAAGACGTCGCTGCGCGAGTTTTGGAGATCACTGAAGGACGTGGTGTTGATCTGACGTTGAATCCAATCTCGGGCGAAACACTGAAATCGGACCTCGACGCGCTGGCACCGCTAGGTACGGCCGTAGTGTTTGGGTTCCTTGCGGGACCGCCCGCAGGTGGCTTTGCCGAAGATCTGACAAAGCACTTCCAGAAATCCGTTTCAGTGCGGGTGAGCGATATCTACACGTATTTCCTGAACCGCCCCGATGCCTTCAGCGCTGATATGTCGACCGTGTTCAACCTGCTGGAAACCGGCGTTCTGCGTCCTCAGATCACCATGTTGCCGATTGACGAAGCTGCTGAGGCCCATCGCCGTCTGGAAGCAGGCGAGACGACTGGCAAGCTTGTGCTGAGCATCAACTGA
- a CDS encoding cupin domain-containing protein, with protein sequence MARVTKSNSTSQTEAANANAGVGHEIRGVRRAMGMTLAECAEAASLSVGFLSLVERGQKQPSLDALQRISAALGIEVGWLFPPSPNDDPVENEYVVRKGFRRRIDFSRLAGTEYLDHSVYLMSPGIDGQIVMSLMQFSPGGHSGDNPLSHEGEEVGYVLSGQLTLEVDGHVFVLEEGDSFGFSGDKPHKYINNGENDLQIVHTNTPVIMKSR encoded by the coding sequence ATGGCGCGCGTAACAAAGTCGAATTCAACGTCTCAAACCGAAGCGGCGAATGCCAATGCTGGAGTTGGCCACGAAATCCGTGGGGTGCGCCGCGCGATGGGTATGACGCTGGCCGAATGCGCAGAAGCGGCGTCTTTGTCGGTTGGGTTTCTGAGCCTTGTTGAAAGGGGGCAGAAGCAGCCTTCCTTGGACGCGTTACAGCGGATCAGTGCAGCTTTGGGGATCGAGGTAGGCTGGTTGTTCCCGCCTTCGCCCAATGATGATCCTGTGGAAAACGAGTATGTCGTTCGCAAGGGATTTCGCCGTAGAATTGACTTTTCACGCCTTGCCGGCACCGAGTATCTGGATCATTCAGTGTATTTGATGTCGCCCGGCATCGACGGTCAGATTGTTATGTCTTTGATGCAGTTTTCTCCAGGAGGTCATTCCGGCGACAACCCGTTGAGCCATGAGGGCGAAGAGGTGGGCTATGTCCTGTCCGGGCAGTTGACTCTGGAAGTAGATGGCCATGTTTTTGTGCTGGAAGAAGGCGACAGTTTTGGGTTTTCCGGCGATAAGCCACATAAATACATTAACAATGGTGAGAACGATTTGCAGATCGTTCACACCAACACGCCCGTGATCATGAAGTCCCGTTAA
- a CDS encoding SDR family oxidoreductase → MTNQRIALVTGANRGIGKEVARQLARDHGVKVLLGSRNLDKGHRAADEIGYGVEAFQLDVSNPDSVAAAFILKIEPSYGRLDILVNNAGVDYDTDQQAHCADLHRVRRAFDTNLFGAWDTIIAATPLLRRGASARIVNVSSGSGALSDMSGGTAGYGVSKAALNALTIKTAAELKHEGILVNAVCPGWVATDMGGGGRPVSEGARGVVWAATLPNNGPTGGFFRDGAPIEW, encoded by the coding sequence ATGACCAACCAACGCATCGCACTTGTAACCGGCGCCAACCGAGGCATCGGAAAAGAAGTCGCGAGACAATTGGCCAGAGATCATGGGGTAAAAGTTCTGCTCGGTTCTCGAAACCTGGATAAAGGACATCGGGCCGCAGATGAGATCGGGTACGGGGTGGAAGCCTTTCAGCTGGACGTATCGAACCCGGACTCTGTCGCCGCCGCCTTTATTCTGAAGATTGAACCCAGCTACGGGCGTCTCGATATTTTGGTCAATAACGCAGGTGTGGATTACGACACGGATCAGCAGGCGCATTGCGCCGACCTGCATCGCGTGCGGCGTGCCTTTGACACCAATCTTTTTGGTGCTTGGGATACCATAATCGCAGCGACTCCTCTTTTGCGACGTGGCGCGAGTGCCCGGATCGTCAATGTGTCTTCCGGTTCAGGCGCGCTGAGCGACATGTCCGGTGGCACGGCAGGTTATGGTGTATCCAAGGCAGCATTGAATGCGCTGACCATCAAAACCGCAGCCGAGCTGAAACACGAAGGTATTCTTGTCAACGCCGTTTGCCCCGGTTGGGTTGCCACGGACATGGGCGGGGGTGGCCGCCCGGTGTCTGAGGGGGCGAGGGGTGTTGTTTGGGCGGCAACTCTGCCGAACAACGGCCCGACAGGCGGTTTCTTTCGCGATGGGGCGCCAATCGAATGGTAG
- a CDS encoding FAD-dependent oxidoreductase, with product MESARVVVIGGGNMGASVLYHLAKEGWTDVVLVEKAELTSGATWHAAGLVSRMTAGHALGICHDYAVDLYKTIEDETEQGVSWHNCGSLRVAATEDHRAWLMHTRDAVLARGQECRWVTPEEIAKLNPIYDTSHIIGGTYTPDDGHVDPSGTCQAMAKGARMRGAKVLRRNRVTDVQQMPSGEWKVVTEQGDIICEHVVNAGGYHARQIGAFSGLDLPIVPMQHHYVVTDAVPEFEAMGHEIPVTRDDYFTGYLRREQGGALIGLYDTHDALAKWREGCPWDSENELFEPDYDRIMPWLEKCFERYPCLMERGIKRIVNGAITYTPDGHPLVGPAPGLRNHWLACGATVGIAWGPGLGRALAQWMVHGTADISMRGFDPRRFHSRVDEDYIYQRCRENYMTRLSLPYPQLQYETCREIRNSGVHDRTKALHAVFEEAGGWERPRVYGKPEWGGKEPESWKRGPSWEAALAEARAVHEGVGIGDFSAFSKFEVTGPEAEAYLNRLCANRMPKKVGGTCLTLLLNEQGTIEGEATIARLAEDRFWFVTGGPSERRVWDWITVHQRGSEDVSIRNLSDDWGILTVAGPKARELLAPLSDASLENADFGWLKAREMSVAGVNLIALRLSFSGELAWELHAPMDQLGAVWDAIWDAGQPHGMVPFGSKALEMMRMEKAYRGGHELANDASPVHTDQMRFVKFDKAFVGKEALAKLAETGSSSVIAYLDVQMEGTDVLGGEAVYLNGEKVGLISSGGFGPVTGRNLAFAFVKPQAAQPGTELEVIVFGEMHKAIVLPDAVLDPQNLRLRDVAATLETA from the coding sequence ATGGAATCGGCTCGGGTCGTTGTAATCGGCGGTGGCAATATGGGTGCCAGCGTCCTGTATCATCTGGCTAAGGAAGGCTGGACAGATGTTGTTCTGGTTGAAAAGGCGGAACTGACGTCCGGGGCTACTTGGCATGCGGCGGGATTGGTCAGTCGCATGACGGCGGGCCATGCGTTGGGGATCTGTCACGATTATGCGGTGGATCTGTATAAAACCATTGAGGATGAGACCGAGCAGGGCGTCAGCTGGCACAATTGCGGGTCCTTGCGCGTGGCCGCAACCGAGGATCACCGTGCCTGGCTGATGCACACGCGTGACGCGGTTTTGGCCCGCGGGCAGGAGTGTCGCTGGGTTACCCCCGAAGAAATCGCCAAGCTGAACCCGATCTATGACACGTCGCATATCATCGGCGGGACTTATACGCCCGATGATGGCCATGTTGACCCATCCGGCACCTGTCAGGCGATGGCCAAGGGCGCGCGGATGCGGGGGGCCAAAGTGCTGCGCCGCAACCGGGTGACGGATGTGCAGCAGATGCCCTCGGGCGAATGGAAGGTGGTGACCGAGCAGGGCGACATCATCTGTGAGCATGTGGTCAATGCCGGTGGATACCATGCGCGCCAGATCGGGGCCTTCAGCGGGCTGGACCTGCCGATTGTCCCGATGCAGCACCACTATGTGGTCACCGATGCGGTGCCCGAGTTTGAGGCGATGGGTCATGAAATCCCCGTCACCCGCGATGATTACTTTACGGGCTATCTGCGCCGCGAACAGGGTGGGGCGCTGATCGGGCTGTATGACACCCATGACGCGCTGGCCAAATGGCGCGAGGGCTGCCCCTGGGACAGCGAGAACGAACTGTTTGAACCCGACTATGACCGTATTATGCCGTGGTTGGAGAAGTGTTTTGAACGCTATCCCTGCCTGATGGAGCGCGGCATCAAACGCATCGTCAATGGCGCAATCACCTATACGCCGGACGGCCACCCGCTGGTCGGGCCTGCGCCGGGCTTGCGCAATCACTGGCTGGCCTGCGGTGCGACCGTGGGCATTGCCTGGGGGCCGGGACTGGGCCGGGCGCTGGCGCAATGGATGGTGCATGGCACGGCCGATATCTCGATGCGCGGCTTTGATCCGCGCCGGTTCCATAGCCGTGTGGACGAGGATTATATCTATCAGCGCTGCCGCGAGAACTACATGACGCGCCTGTCGCTGCCTTATCCGCAGCTGCAATATGAAACCTGCCGCGAGATCCGAAACTCTGGCGTGCATGACCGGACCAAGGCGTTGCATGCCGTGTTCGAAGAGGCTGGCGGCTGGGAGCGTCCCCGCGTTTACGGCAAACCCGAATGGGGTGGCAAAGAGCCCGAGTCCTGGAAACGTGGCCCATCGTGGGAGGCCGCCCTGGCCGAGGCCCGCGCGGTACATGAAGGCGTTGGCATCGGCGACTTCTCGGCCTTTTCCAAGTTCGAGGTCACCGGCCCCGAGGCGGAGGCGTATCTGAACCGGCTTTGCGCCAACCGGATGCCCAAAAAGGTGGGCGGCACCTGCCTGACGCTGCTGTTGAACGAACAAGGCACGATCGAGGGCGAGGCAACCATTGCGCGGCTAGCCGAGGATCGGTTCTGGTTTGTGACCGGCGGCCCGTCCGAGCGCCGCGTCTGGGACTGGATCACCGTGCATCAGCGCGGGTCCGAGGATGTGAGCATCCGCAACCTATCCGACGATTGGGGCATTCTGACCGTGGCGGGCCCCAAAGCCCGCGAGTTGCTGGCCCCGCTCAGCGATGCGTCGCTGGAAAACGCCGACTTCGGCTGGCTCAAGGCGCGTGAAATGTCGGTTGCAGGGGTCAACCTGATTGCGCTGCGCCTGTCCTTCTCGGGCGAACTGGCATGGGAGCTGCACGCGCCCATGGATCAGCTTGGCGCTGTGTGGGACGCGATCTGGGACGCGGGACAGCCCCATGGCATGGTGCCGTTTGGGTCAAAGGCGCTGGAAATGATGCGTATGGAAAAAGCCTATCGCGGCGGGCATGAACTGGCCAATGACGCCAGCCCCGTGCACACCGACCAGATGCGTTTTGTGAAGTTCGACAAGGCGTTTGTTGGCAAAGAGGCGCTGGCCAAGCTGGCCGAGACCGGCAGTTCTTCGGTCATCGCCTATCTGGACGTCCAGATGGAGGGTACCGATGTGCTGGGCGGTGAGGCGGTTTATCTGAACGGCGAAAAGGTCGGCTTGATCTCGTCGGGTGGCTTTGGTCCGGTCACGGGGCGCAATCTGGCCTTTGCCTTTGTCAAACCACAGGCCGCGCAGCCGGGGACCGAGCTTGAGGTGATCGTGTTTGGTGAAATGCACAAAGCCATCGTGCTGCCAGATGCGGTTCTTGACCCGCAAAACCTGCGTCTGCGTGACGTCGCAGCAACTTTGGAAACAGCCTGA
- a CDS encoding 2,4'-dihydroxyacetophenone dioxygenase family protein yields MPLTNTDENPMVPYKHPMPQDALPEIVVPNALAENDPRMWVQQTETVFFRPLCLNVSQGYWMNLLKVTKAGVLSRHCHPNPVHGFVLKGRWHYLEHDWEATEGSYVYEPPGETHTLVVPDDVEEMITYFQVNGVMYYCDPDGNHLGYEDVFTKIDMCRAHFEKVGLGADYVKNFIR; encoded by the coding sequence ATGCCACTGACCAATACAGACGAAAACCCGATGGTGCCCTATAAACACCCGATGCCGCAGGATGCCCTGCCGGAAATCGTGGTGCCCAACGCGCTGGCCGAAAATGACCCCCGTATGTGGGTCCAGCAGACCGAGACGGTGTTTTTCCGCCCACTGTGTTTGAACGTAAGTCAAGGTTATTGGATGAACCTTTTGAAGGTGACCAAGGCAGGCGTTCTGTCCCGCCATTGCCATCCGAACCCCGTACATGGCTTTGTTCTGAAAGGCCGCTGGCATTATCTTGAGCATGACTGGGAAGCCACTGAAGGGTCTTATGTTTATGAGCCTCCGGGTGAGACCCATACTCTGGTTGTGCCGGATGATGTCGAGGAAATGATCACTTATTTTCAGGTCAATGGGGTGATGTACTATTGTGATCCTGATGGAAATCACCTCGGTTATGAGGATGTTTTTACCAAGATCGACATGTGCCGTGCGCATTTCGAGAAAGTCGGCCTCGGAGCAGACTACGTGAAGAACTTCATCAGGTAA